The stretch of DNA TGGCAGAGACGGGATATCTCACGAATGAAACGGTGTTTTCGCTGACAGCGTTGCCGGCGCGCCTTGCCGTCATCGGTGCAGGTCCGATCGGGTGCGAATTGGCGCAGGCCTTCGCTCGCTTCGGGAGCCAGGTATCACTCATCGAAGCCATGCACGGTATTATGCCGAATGAAGATCGCGATGCAGCGGAGGTGGTGCAGCAGTCCATGGCGCGGGATGGCGTCAGGCTGCTCTGTTGTGGGAAGGATCTCAAAGTGGAGCAAACGGCGGCCGGCAAGCAGCTCCTGCTCGATTCACACGGCCGGCACTACGACGTCATGGTGGACGAAATTCTGGTCGGCGTGGGGCGTACTCCGAATATCGATGGCCTGGGGTTGGAGGCGGTGGGGGTTGAGTACGACAAGACCGGCGTAAAAGTGAATGACCGCCTACAAACGACACACCCGCGCATCTATGCCGCCGGGGATATTTGTTCCCGGTATAAATTCACGCATGCCGCGGATGCGATGGCGCAGATCGTGATTCAAAATGCGCTGTTTCCCCACCCCCTCGGGCTGGGATATGCCAGCATGGAGTCGCTGATCATGCCCTGGTGCACGTTTACCGAACCTGAGATCGCGCATGTGGGCCTCTACGAAGCCGACGCACAGAAGAAAGGGCTGGAGGTCGAAACCTATACCTACAACCTCGCTGAGGTGGATCGAGCCATCCTGGATGGTGAGGAAGAAGGGTTTGCTCGCATCCATATTCAGAAAGGCACCGAGAAGATTCTTGGAGCCACCATTGTGGCGGCGCATGCCGGCGATCTGATCAATGAGTTTTCTGTGGCGATGAAGGCGGGTGCCGGTGCAAAAACGATCGCCGCGACGATTCATCCCTACCCCACGCGGTCGGACGTGAATAAGAAGGTCGTCAATCTCTGGCGGAAGGCGCATTTTACCGTCCGGACCAAGGCGCTCTTGACCAGGCTCTTTGCCTGGTTAAGACGGTGAGGGGGCATATGGTACGCCTCGGGTTTGCCTTGCTCGCGGTCCTGTTAGGTGCTCCCGCCTTCACGTTGGCACAAGGCCTCACCAAGCTCGAGGTGGGAAATTTTTCGGCTGCGGCAGCCGGCGTCACGTTGCCGGATGGGTGGACACTGCTGACGTTTAAGAAAATCGAACGGCACACGACGTATGAGGTGGTGAAAGACGGGTCGATTTCCGTGGTGAAGGCTGTGAGTGAGGCGTCTGCGTCGGGTCTGACCAAGGCTGTGACGATTGATCCGCATGAGTATCCGATCGTGCGTTGGCGGTGGAAGGTGGAGAATGTGTTGCCGCAGGGCAATGTGCACCGCAAGGATGGGGATGACTATCCGGCCCGTCTCTATATTACGTTTGCGTATGAGCCGGACAAGGTGGGTTTGGGAAGAAAATTGAAGTATCAGGCCGGGCGGATGCTGTTCGGAGATATTCCGATCGGCGCATTGAACTACATTTGGGATGCCAAGAGCCCGGTCGGGACAGTGGTCGACAATGCTTTCACCGACTTCGCCAAAATGATTGTGGTGGAAAGTGGGTCGCAGCGGATCGGCTCCTGGGTTGAGGAAGAGCGGAATGTCTTTGAAGATTATCGACTGGCCTTCGGCGAGGAGCCGCCGGCGATCAGCGGGGTTGCGATTATGAGCGATACGGACAATACGAAAGAGCGGGCCGTGGCCTACTACGGCGACATCGTCTTCGTCAAAGCGTTGAAGTGAGAGGGTCCGGGAAGCGCCGGAACTGAGGAAGGCGGGGAGTCCGATCTGTGCAGGGTCGGCCTCCCCGGGACACCGGCGAGCTGATGTGGGTTCGCAGAGTTTGTGAGTTATTGAATCGAATTCGCGAAGCCATCGTGGGTAATTTCAGTTCGAAAGGTGTCGCCCACCTTTTTGTTGCCGCGAAGATGTTTAGCGCTTTGCCCGGCGTGCGCCGTCATTTGTTTGCCACCGAAGTCTTCCACCGTGTACGTCTCGCCGTGATTTTTTTCACGGTCCCGCCGACCGTCTTCCAGGCGACTCCGGGTTTGGAATCATGTTGCCCGGGTTTCGGTGCCGGAGGTGGCTCAGGCACTGATCCCAGCAGGGAGGAGGCTGCGGCTCCTCTCGACGAAAGCGTATCTTCTGCGCTGGTGATGCCTGGTCTCCTTTGAAAACCGCCAATTCGACTGTCAACCAACCGACGTCCTTGTACGTTGAAACGGGTGACAGTGCAGGGGCAACCAAAGGAGGACACGTATGAAGAAGGTGATTTGGGGCGCGGCGTTGTTGTCGGTGTGTGCCACGTCGCTGGTGTATGCGCAGGCGGAGATGCCCAGGCAGGCGGAGACGCCCAGGATCGATCAGCGGCAGGCCAATCAGGAGAAGCGGATCGATCGGGGGATTGCCAGCGGCCAACTGAACGAACGTGAGGCCAATCGCTTGAGCAATCAGCAGGAACACGTCAATAAGGTCGAAGATATGGCGAAATCTGACGGCGTAGTGACCAAAAAAGAGCGGGCTCGGATGAATCACGCGCAGGATCGCACGTCACGCCATCTGGCTCGCCAGAAGCACGATCGCCAGCAGCGATAGGTCATGCTGCCGGTGCTGTGACTTGGTGGTGTGCGGTCGAGCGACCGTTTCGATTCCGCCAGGCATTCGCGCTTGCGTATTCTGTCGCGTAGTCCCAGGCCGTCCACACCAGACTTGTGGACGGCCTGGTTGCTTGTTGAGCCGGCCCTCTCCTCTTGCCGAGAAACTTTATGTGACTCCTCCTTTCCTCACTGCGGGACTGAATCGATTCGATCGATCCTGCTAAAATGCCGGCATGGATCTGATCACGACCCATCTGAATGCGGACTTTGACGGCCTGGCCTCGATGGTTGCGGCCGGAAAGCTTTATCCGGGAGCGGTCCTGGTGCTTCCCGGTGGCGCACAGGAATCAGTGCGCAATTTTCTGACAACACACCCGCTCCACATCGCTCGTCTTAAGGACGTGGCGTTGGACCAGGTGCGACGGTTGATCCTTGTGGATGTTCAGGAGCCGGAGCGGCTGGGTACATTGAGGGATCTCAAGTCTCGTGCGGATGTGGAGGTGCATATTTTCGATCATCATGAGGTTGACGATCGGCCAGCGCGGGCTGGATCCGAGTGGCCTTCGGTCACGCAACGGCACGTCGAACCGGTCGGTGCTACGATCACGCTGCTGGTCGAGCAATTGAACGCGCAGCAGGTCACGCTCACGGCTGCGGAGGCGACGTTGCTGGCGCTCGGGTTGTACGAGGAGACAGGCTCGTTAGCCTACCCATCAACCACTCCACGCGATCTGGAGGCTGCGGCAGTTGTCTTACGCGCCGGCGCAGATTTGAACGTCGTGGCAGAGGTCTT from Nitrospira sp. encodes:
- a CDS encoding mercuric reductase — encoded protein: MSAPVQSLVLPDDEHNRRLVANVHPSGWVNPEPAGRYNMVVVGAGTAGLITAVVAAGLGAKVALIERHLMGGDCLNVGCVPSKALIRAAHAWAQLRDASAFGLHIPPGVTRDFGAVMARMRTLRARISHMDSAHRYTSLGVDVYIGQARFTGQDRVSVEGPAGHRTLAFVKAAICTGARAAAPVIPGLAETGYLTNETVFSLTALPARLAVIGAGPIGCELAQAFARFGSQVSLIEAMHGIMPNEDRDAAEVVQQSMARDGVRLLCCGKDLKVEQTAAGKQLLLDSHGRHYDVMVDEILVGVGRTPNIDGLGLEAVGVEYDKTGVKVNDRLQTTHPRIYAAGDICSRYKFTHAADAMAQIVIQNALFPHPLGLGYASMESLIMPWCTFTEPEIAHVGLYEADAQKKGLEVETYTYNLAEVDRAILDGEEEGFARIHIQKGTEKILGATIVAAHAGDLINEFSVAMKAGAGAKTIAATIHPYPTRSDVNKKVVNLWRKAHFTVRTKALLTRLFAWLRR
- a CDS encoding DUF3047 domain-containing protein, producing MVRLGFALLAVLLGAPAFTLAQGLTKLEVGNFSAAAAGVTLPDGWTLLTFKKIERHTTYEVVKDGSISVVKAVSEASASGLTKAVTIDPHEYPIVRWRWKVENVLPQGNVHRKDGDDYPARLYITFAYEPDKVGLGRKLKYQAGRMLFGDIPIGALNYIWDAKSPVGTVVDNAFTDFAKMIVVESGSQRIGSWVEEERNVFEDYRLAFGEEPPAISGVAIMSDTDNTKERAVAYYGDIVFVKALK